In Haliotis asinina isolate JCU_RB_2024 chromosome 15, JCU_Hal_asi_v2, whole genome shotgun sequence, one DNA window encodes the following:
- the LOC137266464 gene encoding von Willebrand factor D and EGF domain-containing protein-like codes for MHTFCTKNEPDLPSVSCRLIVLISCICRGLSQRLNRTEMTQAVGVLCVLLIAGANSASDPCLSYTSLDGRVRDKGVVTNPSTASLCDKSLAPGWYRFTGAEVAMAKVGKFHCGAESTIWMDDQIPPIGTSADRKFCFNHLGLSPTGCLWSEQVPVRNCGKYLVYQFPLKTIMCPMVVCTDTSIQPCPQYQTSQSGFTPCQKVPCPAGQVSASGFEPCRVPYPEVTDNVTLSGPEPSQGTGYRQACSFTSPDTSPDAEFKVTWSMNGVPVGSTIVKGSARTAYFDLNQWKGHVNSNLTCSVQSSSGNTNNWNPHAYTSNSYYGGIKIEPNPLNIVEGIDTEIKVISTLPVYCQGMSSQTSCRLHLHVISPELFTVSSCDLYLTPTDWNPSTHEARLSLEVATKLDPVIKANSQTTLSLGITPDPFSGLDVWNNAAVPPIQVSVTDTKFKICTSVGDPHFLQSFNPAIKGFYSLYHIGHFNLAGDRRAPIAVQIETNLWHPTHLAVITAIAVQTGTETTVIDTDGGSTNPTVISNKRPASHTLQRCGTNEYQIYTPMGHRINVYHQHTHGHYLDVKLTFPSGIVSLTDIVNNTDIYHETCNIGTTTNGMKTLATSGEFNGNVIDLFRVNPDSDLFHGKDVHTTKVAPQIYCSCPPRKPGHVVEVQCQQGLKVSDPFIDRPTCKEFLPKTITAPPAKNPAITTTFKEYQPLPHPWPTVTGVTEVKARATCQEAIVNFTSTECGSHIAVNVVDFVSSCVDDVQASGGFSYVASAVQGFQSKCETDILSNPKNYITTSTGQLQTPEVLTRQCPNLCSMHGACVKGVCQCESGWGWTDCSVKTGEPFSITGITGGTRCDTSVSSDCFSPTLTVSNLGYINFCVVTPASYGQGRPSRPHTPYTGTYSRENAFSLTCNMKSTPDITAQSYTINLLTQSNVGGNSITYVVYNGKCQMCDEHFTCYRREDACLIEGRCYRSGETVVIGQQTYMCDPRKSLDRFTLLPTGSMTQQNNTCVCQAPV; via the exons ATGCATACATTTTGCACTAAAAATGAACCAGATTTACCAAGTGTGTCATGCCGTCTGATCGTCCTTATCAGTTGCATTTGCCGTGGGTTGAGCCAGAGATTAAACCGAACTGAAATGACACAAGCAGTGGGTGTTTTATGTGTGCTCTTGATTGCAG GTGCAAACAGTGCCTCTGATCCATGCCTCTCCTACACATCGCTGGACGGGCGTGTCAGGGACAAGGGCGTGGTCACCAACCCGTCCACGGCATCACTGTGTGACAAGTCGCTGGCTCCAGGATGGTACAGGTTCACCGGTGCCGAGGTCGCCATGGCGAAGGTGGGCAAGTTCCACTGCGGCGCTGAGTCAACAATCTGGATGGATGACCAAATCCCGCCAATCGGCACATCAGCCGACAGGAAGTTCTGCTTCAACCATCTTGGTCTCTCGCCAACAGGATGCCTGTGGTCGGAACAGGTTCCTGTGAGGAACTGTGGGAAGTACTTGGTGTATCAGTTCCCCCTCAAGACCATCATGTGTCCCATGGTGGTCTGTACAG ACACCTCAATACAACCATGTCCTCAATATCAGACATCACAATCTGGATTCACACCATGTCAAA AAGTCCCCTGTCCGGCCGGTCAAGTTTCTGCATCTGGATTCGAACCCTGCAGAG TTCCCTACCCGGAAGTCACGGACAATGTGACCTTATCCGGCCCTGAGCCGTCACAGGGTACTGGTTACAGACAAGCGTGCAGCTTTACGTCACCCGACACGTCACCGGACGCAGAGTTCAAGGTCACATGGTCTATGAACGGAGTTCCGGTGGGCAGCACGATAGTGAAGGGCAGTGCGAGAACGGCATACTTCGACCTGAATCAGTGGAAGGGACATGTCAATAGCAAT CTGACCTGCAGTGTCCAATCCTCCTCCGGCAACACTAACAACTGGAACCCCCACGCCTACACCAGCAACAGCTATTACGGCGGCATCAAG ATCGAGCCTAATCCTCTGAACATTGTGGAAGGAATTGATACGGAGATCAAGGTCATCTCTACACTTCCTGTCTACTGTCAGGGCATGTCGTCACAGACGTCGTGCAGACTCCACCTCCACGTCATATCACCAG AACTGTTCACGGTGAGCAGCTGTGACCTATACCTTACACCCACCGACTGGAACCCCTCCACCCACGAGGCGAGACTGTCTCTGGAAGTAGCTACAAAGCTGGATCCCGTCATAAAGGCCAACTCCCAGACCACCTTGTCACTGGGGATTACACCAGACCCATTCTCTGGTCTGGACGTGTGGAACAATGCCGCCGTGCCGCCAATACAG GTGTCGGTGACAGACACAAAGTTCAAGATCTGCACCTCCGTTGGCGACCCCCACTTCCTACAGTCGTTCAACCCTGCAATTAAAGG GTTCTACAGCCTGTACCACATTGGGCATTTCAACTTGGCCGGAGATCGCAGAGCACCCATAGCG GTTCAGATTGAGACGAACCTCTGGCACCCGACACACCTCGCAGTCATCACAGCTATAGCTGTACAGACAGGCACTGAAACCACCGTTATAGACACCGACGGGGGCAGCACCAACCCCACCGTCATCAGCAACAAACGCCCGGCATCGCACACGCTGCAACGTTGTGGGACCAATGAGTACCAG ATCTACACCCCAATGGGGCACAGGATCAACGTCTACCATCAGCATACGCACGGTCACTATCTAGACGTGAAGCTCACCTTCCCCTCCGGCATTGTCTCCCTCACCGACATCGTCAACAACACCGACATCTACCACGAAACGTGTAACATAGGCACGACCACTAACGGCATGAAGACCTTGGCGACCAGCGGCGAGTTTAACGGCAATGTTATCGACCTCTTTAG GGTGAACCCAGACAGTGACTTGTTTCATGGTAAAGACGTACACACGACGAAGGTTGCGCCCCAGATCTACTGCTCTTGCCCACCCCGTAAGCCAGGTCATGTGGTGGAGGTTCAGTGTCAACAAGGCTTGAAAGTCAGCGACCCTTTTATCGAT AGGCCAACGTGCAAGGAGTTCCTGCCAAAGACAATAACTGCTCCTCCAGCGAAGAATCCAGCAATTACAACAACTTTCAAAG AATACCAGCCTTTACCTCATCCCTGGCCCACCGTGACTGGGGTTACAGAGGTCAAGGCCAGGGCAACTTGTCAAGAGGCCATTGTCAACTTTACCTCGACAGAGTGCGGGTCTCATATTGCAGTCAACGTAGTCGATTTTGTCAGCAGCTGTGTGGATGATGTCCAG GCTTCCGGCGGGTTCAGCTACGTGGCGTCTGCAGTCCAGGGGTTCCAGTCTAAATGTGAGACAGACATCCTCAGTAACCCGAAGAACTACATAACCACCTCGACTGGACAGCTTCAAACACCGGAAGTCTTAACTCGCCAGTGCCCTAACCTATGTAGTATGCACGGCGCATGCGTTAAAGGTGTTTGTCAGTGCGAGAGCGGATGGGGATGGACCGACTGTTCTGTCAAAACGGGGGAACCATTCTCTATTACTGGTATAACGGG TGGGACAAGGTGTGACACGTCGGTGTCCAGCGACTGTTTCAGCCCCACCCTGACGGTCAGTAATCTGGGTTACATAAATTTCTGCGTGGTGACACCTGCATCT TATGGCCAAGGCAGGCCGAGCAGACCTCACACACCGTACACAGGAACTTACAGCCGGGAAAACGCCTTTAGCCTCACTTGTAATATGAAATCCACACCAGACATCACAG CCCAATCCTACACCATAAATCTGCTCACTCAGTCCAACGTCGGTGGAAACTCCATCACGTACGTCGTCTACAACGGCAAATGTCAGATGTGTGATGAACACTTCACCTGCTACCGGAGG GAAGACGCGTGTCTGATCGAAGGTCGCTGCTACAGGTCTGGTGAAACAGTTGTGATTGGCCAGCAGACGTATATGTGTGACCCTAGGAAGAGTCTGGACAGGTTCACGCTTCTACCTACGGGTTCcatgactcaacaaaacaacacCTGTGTCTGCCAAGCGCCTGTATAG